The Bacteroidota bacterium genomic interval GGATTCGGAACAGCTGATACAAATTTTCTCGGGCAGGTGGAATGGAACAGCTTGTGGAAATATCATTACAACTCAACAAGTCCAAAATGGTATGACCTTTCTGCAAATCTTCCCACCACAGGCGGACCACATGACAAGCAGCACGTGCAGGGCGGATACGATATGCTTGTGAAATTTCATCCCACTGATACAGCAGTAGTTTTTCTTGGAGGAACAAATCTCTATCGTTCGGATGACGGATTCTTTTCTCCTGACAGCACTCATTTCATCGGAGGATATAAAAAGGGTTCTTCCATTCCTTTAACTATAGATACATACCTGAATCATCACCCCGACCAGCATGAAGTGGTTTTCGATAACACAAACAATAGTATGTACAGTTCCAATGACGGAGGAATTTACAAAACCACCAACTTTATGGCAGATACCGTTGCCTGGACTAAACTGAACAACGGCTATCTCACTTCCATGTTTTACACTGTGGCGCTCGACCACGCGACACCCAACGACAGCACAATTATTGGAGGATTGCAGGATAATAACAGCTGGTTCGTGAATTCACAAAATCCGCAGTCACCCTGGGTAAGCGAATTTTTCGGAGATGGTTCTTACTGCGCCATTGACAACGGAAAGAACAATTATTATTTTTCCATTCAGAACGGAAAGATGCAGAAGATGCAGCTGGATGCGGCAGGTAATGTGCTCGCGCGAAGAAGAATTGATCCCATTGGAGGAAAAGGTTATCAGTTTATCAATCCTTATACTCTCGACCCGAACAATAATAACAGGATGTATCTGGCAGGAGGAAAAAATCTCTGGAGGAATGACAGTTTGAATTTTATTCCTCTGAACGGAAACTGGGACAGCATCAGTCAGGGATGGCTCATGTTTCCCGATACGGTTCCTACAGCAAATGCGAAGATCACCGCGCTTGCAGTTTCAAAAAATCCTGCAAACATTTTGTATTACGGAACAAGCAACAAGCGCGTGTACAGAATTGACAACGCAAATGTTGGAACGCCCATCGCCACCGATATTACCGGAACCGTTTCACCCAACCTGTTTCCTGCCGGCAACGTATCCTGCATCGCCATTGACCCGAATGATGCAGGCAATGTGATAGTGGCATTTTCCAATTACAGCGTTTACAGTCTCTTCTACTCCACCAATGCCGATTCCACCGTGCCCACATGGTCAAAAGTGGGCGGCAACCTTGAGCCGGGTAATGGAACAGGTCCTTCTGTCAGATGGGCAACTATTTTGCCCGTTTCTGACGGAACTGTATATCTTGTTGCAACAAGCACCGGGGTGTATGCAACCGATACGCTCACCGGAACGTCTACTGTATGGGCGCTTCAGGGAGCAACCACCATCGGAAATTCTATTTGCGATATGATTGATACAAGAACCTCAGACGGATTAGTGGCAGTGGCAACCCACTCGCGCGGAGTATTCACCACCAACATCACCAGCATAAATGATGTGGTTACATCAACCGGGTTTCCGATTGCAAATTTCGGGTTTCAGGTTTATCCTAATCCGAACAGCGGAGTGTTTAATGTGCAGATGAGCGGATTAGAAAATGTGCAGATGAAAGGCATTGAAGTTTTCAATTCACATGGTGAAAAAGTATTTGAATCCGCACATCCGCATATCCGCACATCTTCACATCTGCAAATTGATTTGTCTTCTCAGCCCAGCGGAGTTTATTTTTGCGTGATGAAAGCAGGAGAAGCTACTCAAACAAGAAAACTACTCATTATTAAATAACTACTGATAACAGAAACAAACCAAGAATGAATTGTCACATCTCATCCATGAACCGAAGCATCCCAAGCATGCAACACTATAATGTAAG includes:
- a CDS encoding T9SS type A sorting domain-containing protein — protein: MKQLYSFIPAVIFSVGLVAFISTQSPRQAPPIVGGEKTQTLSEGNDADDGLLQYELQRLRDPETGKIPSNIRRLELEYAATLPGYVSPSSKGVQNLSSLNWQSRGPWNVGGRTRAFAIDVTNSQKLLAGSTSGGMWSSANGGTSWSQNWSAVHQSVSCIAQDTRAGKTNTWYIGTGEGYGQSAGASGAYYLGNGMYKSTDGGTTWNSLPSTVSGTPQSFDNVWDLIWNVATNPADTSANGTVYAAVYNAVYKSINGGTSWTLARGTGISAPYSYFTDVAVSDSGVIYATLSSDGGAQKGIWRSPDGVTWTSITPVGFPTTYGRIKIGISPSDGNQVYFWAGTTTGFGTADTNFLGQVEWNSLWKYHYNSTSPKWYDLSANLPTTGGPHDKQHVQGGYDMLVKFHPTDTAVVFLGGTNLYRSDDGFFSPDSTHFIGGYKKGSSIPLTIDTYLNHHPDQHEVVFDNTNNSMYSSNDGGIYKTTNFMADTVAWTKLNNGYLTSMFYTVALDHATPNDSTIIGGLQDNNSWFVNSQNPQSPWVSEFFGDGSYCAIDNGKNNYYFSIQNGKMQKMQLDAAGNVLARRRIDPIGGKGYQFINPYTLDPNNNNRMYLAGGKNLWRNDSLNFIPLNGNWDSISQGWLMFPDTVPTANAKITALAVSKNPANILYYGTSNKRVYRIDNANVGTPIATDITGTVSPNLFPAGNVSCIAIDPNDAGNVIVAFSNYSVYSLFYSTNADSTVPTWSKVGGNLEPGNGTGPSVRWATILPVSDGTVYLVATSTGVYATDTLTGTSTVWALQGATTIGNSICDMIDTRTSDGLVAVATHSRGVFTTNITSINDVVTSTGFPIANFGFQVYPNPNSGVFNVQMSGLENVQMKGIEVFNSHGEKVFESAHPHIRTSSHLQIDLSSQPSGVYFCVMKAGEATQTRKLLIIK